In Mercenaria mercenaria strain notata chromosome 13, MADL_Memer_1, whole genome shotgun sequence, a single window of DNA contains:
- the LOC123530295 gene encoding uncharacterized protein LOC123530295 isoform X1 has product MSCFGGRMQEYDRVSLDRFDGKNLQSTVYFLSHLHEDHTAGLGEKIFLKRLKSNKDIFLYCSEVTQVLLVASKKYHHLEPYIRGLSINTPTTVDIPDPLYEEKEKITVTLLPAFHCPGSVMFLIEGKEGTVLYTGDFRWEHFNIEQMHHLRSGESVKKIKSLYIDTTFCTPESLHIPSRQQCIEAVCQLVHEWTSISPKHVVNIYLRAQYGHEPLLNAVASKLNKKVHVNEHKVSVYNRIQEFHGKFTTEGINTQLHACNKDCMIDVDGESILCREAHDADKVLAILPTTMYFTQFQHLTLDKIVKKINSNFFRACYSFHSSYTEVKDLLSYLKPERVYPNVKPPTDTSLAVTQHRLNTMLKECLEKGAGEVVQSEEVKELGTLKTRSGRQVRKRKGTDSTSDADSLDFGTPVKSARYSLSCSMEADEPAITESSSTGKRKGRGRGRGKGKAETASQPAVGTRRSTRRSAATPTHEETTPKKSKKSERSPTPDLFLTPASDTSDQHSSFYGSERSDSELSLFSSQKSLDLAASGEAANSWTAGSFLAAVSSSCEDDAAAGRFCLSDDEEQTDEQFEDLSQFTDTEEEEEGLNLEQLGSVVPPDNVGVDDNTALTTETAKSKGITKSPVKRGKGGKKGTKKSTHGQADAACTESSVEQNIDDHKELDSDANTDSKIVVESDSDTVLRGTDKNPSLLDEVVTKDGEKAVLETINVVKGIDTDTKVALVGSIVESTAAQREGSPETDAEIDSCSANASDEQLKDDNVITYLGTPVKHSEESTSGSLETTAEKDVQAEKITTDVSGKGKIDNVTESSEDLHLHLSETTHDSEEDSNESNICSKDNKDNEVIIIDSDSLDEVDSGKQDTSIDATTKVSENDRNFGSVEIVSHINEGIPADAVMIVDSDSNEVANCDFNNVSNDKDDSNNISPEIEKKQDNTESETKMDVQVSKNPEQEKKVHSIEKSAEKIADIDPQTPEEYKTPSLVGVEQDISKSESRKSVPKSGTSQCIGEGEHIDREDGNQDTGCIKVIEENINEKDAAEGTVQTFSVESTNSIISSKEVLGKNDGITKPEDDLNESMLMKDDMDDDVIEIVDLTGDDMTGQKENQETMKPGKKTIKISLLTKTEPIRKVKKTVEENNFEKEEKEDTENNSESDIDDINEISSSPEWLSVRKVSEQKSRYSDKKTKMSKRDKSVKRDDPIGVLEDTLKESGSDENSSVKLSKKELDERAEVRRQALGFMCETDSESDTDESSDPGSPEAAMLYDDYVELSSDSDNEDGIGGKGKGGKAFGRKPKSSRRKGDFRNGSLNGNSGSTTQGWLNSRKHSDVTGPTDHDTVLDKISNIETSEDIHMAEVTDAEIQQGPQVNKVDETRMNLEQIDQSVVSDVTVLDQESPAQTVEGNDLMKENIEKKIDQAEHHTVQVQIVANEDTHGRLTEKTGIEVPPEPPFTCLDNIDLNTSQNTDNATSNQDSALQTVESSKLVETSNMKNGASGSVLDRTSSGAAKTADLSTSDSLDKEIPLHTEKENDLTEKNTVKDMEEVNQDNSSTHSVFESQEETKENTVQDTFMMETEEQLKTSNSTDQSEEVLSKDGASEKVTSVGPAEESEVDRTNVENEQEPTVLAEDKTTLEMEKNSDKREKSESNVFTSNKDSLQAGEKNDVTEKADTVTELPQLDQAENSKKNIQDSCTISSDVPVPDFASSQSKNGQEEEKILQSGIEEKTGTKKVTTEESSDKTDSKSNMEKSGQMEPSREMNKQLISNKKVTESTSDSATLESDKTKDGSKKSAKSKKVIDWRKLPPSNVSKVSNIINYTDEPAPPGTEDPPTLKQETNKISSVVSKSRPIKTFLHKVNVPATPPPSTPVQRPLYNLLVAGGTPTHIPPPGVGPPYNYQYSRSAPPPQIPNYPPPRWIQYPYGPPPSVPFPPPTAFTQPPPGLPFSPVIPPPVVSPPVTVVATAKSPMNPLMPPPVTVAPVSTIAKLPTSSWMPPFTTMAPIVQRANTTVYKTQGPVAAVTQSTKRTLSVTPTTDTSTTDSTRTVTINAPKSKKLASWQQKKADIFERGPSCIAKKDVKPKININIGKTPSQQRKHDALTLTPPISEGQSQNQEDYVDNLSRLSQQGFKQRQESTDLATIKANIAALTGLHVADTAKTAPDVPPNFDENQSKGEDLPALVEQLKRLEEVQALLEAANTKQSSYGNNRKETIDVPKETFRYDHPQHADYSDREDYYDRRGARRDRLSRDDEFESEHRRRSYEYEGRERDNSGRYRSRDYADYEGRERSYVDYDRRDREYVDYEKRERMRDYERLDRDYLEYRERRDVTYERRNTDYVDYERGDRNYLEYERREREFERRYREEEDYKHWLEERRRKESYRDERRLSPSRYPGYDDRSYEDPYYDRMPPPRPRDPEYEKWLERGRQTENYSMNRRDSYERYDHPTPGPWSHPAYEDRQPRFPVEQPKPSVDWNRYDSNDIERQEYGTDMTTPQEVLPETRTVQRPTYTESVRNTNLDPFKKKPIMARVLSRSGQLLSVQSEWKTSQQPQTVTTPDVQEQNTDLPVFLTVLFEGIFMVMYN; this is encoded by the exons ATGAGTTGCTTTGGAGGTCGTATGCAGGAGTATGACAGGGTTTCCCTGGATCGATTTGATGGAAAGAATCTGCAGTCAACTGTCTACTTTCTTTCACACTTACATGAAG ATCATACTGCTGGACTTGGGGAAAAGATTTTTCTCAAAAGACTGAAATCAAA CAAGGACATTTTCCTTTACTGTTCTGAAGTTACACAAGTACTTTTGGTAGCCAGTAAAAAATACCATCATCTTGAACCTTACATC AGAGGTTTGAGCATCAATACCCCAACTACTGTAGACATTCCAGATCCACTCTATGAAGAG aaagaaaaaatcACTGTGACATTGCTGCCTGCATTCCACTGCCCAGGAAGTGTAAT GTTTTTGATAGAAGGTAAGGAAGGGACAGTGTTGTATACAGGAGATTTTAGATGGGAACACTTCAATATTGAACAGATGCATCATCTTAGGTCAGGAGAAAG tgTGAAGAAGATAAAAAGTCTATATATAGATACAACATTCTGTACGCCGGAGAGTCTTCATATACCAAGCCGTCAGCAGTGTATAGAAGCGGTATGTCAACTAGTGCATGAGTGGACTTCCATAAGTCcaaaacatgttgtaaatatcTATCTACGAGCACAGTATGGACATGAACCCTTGCTGAATGCTGTTGCTTCAAAACTAAATAAGAAG GTTCATGTGAATGAACATAAAGTCTCAGTATATAACAGAATACAGGAATTCCATGGCAAATTCACTACAGAGGGGATCAACACGCAGCTTCATGCCTGTAATAAAGAT TGCATGATTGATGTAGATGGAGAGAGTATACTATGTCGTGAGGCACATGATGCTGACAAGGTTCTGGCTATACTTCCTACAACCATGTACTTCACACAGTTCCAGCATCTCACCCTAGATAAGATAGTTAAAAAAATTAACAG CAATTTTTTCCGAGCGTGCTATTCCTTCCATTCTTCATACACGGAGGTGAAAGATCTGTTATCATACCTGAAACCTGAAAGAGTGTATCCCAATGTGAAACCACCTACCGACACTTCACTAGCTGTG ACTCAGCACCGTTTGAACACAATGTTGAAAGAATGCCTGGAAAAAGGAGCAGGGGAGGTAGTTCAATCAGAAGAAGTGAAGGAACTAGGTACcttgaaaactaggtcaggacGGCAGGTCAGAAAGAGAAAAGGGACAG ACTCTACCAGTGATGCTGATAGCCTAGATTTTGGTACCCCAGTGAAGAGTGCAAGATACAGTTTGTCTTGTTCCATGGAAGCGGATGAACCAGCCATTACAGAATCCTCTTCAACTGGAAAGAGAAAAGGGCGTGGCAGAGGAAGGGGTAAGGGTAAAGCAGAGACGGCCTCTCAACCTGCAGTCGGAACAAGGCGCAGTACAAGAAGATCAGCAGCCACACCTACACATGAAGAA ACAACACCTAAAAAGTCCAAGAAGTCTGAAAGATCGCCGACTCCAGATCTGTTCCTGACCCCAGCTAGCGACACCAGTGACCAGCACTCGTCATTCTATGGCAGTGAGCGAAGTGATAGTGAACTCAGTCTTTTCTCGAGTCAGAAAAGTCTGGATCTTGCAGCCAG TGGTGAAGCTGCAAACAGTTGGACAGCTGGCAGTTTTCTTGCTGCAGTCAGTTCTAGCTGTGAGGATGATGCTGCTGCTGGTCGTTTCTGTCTGAGTGACGATGAAGAACAGACAGACGAACAGTTTGAAGATCTCAGTCAGTTCACAGATACTGAAGAGGAAGAGGAAGGCCTTAACCTTGAACAATTG GGTTCAGTAGTTCCGCCAGACAATGTAGGTGTAGATGATAACACTGCTTTAACAACAGAAACAGCCAAGTCAAAGGGAATCACAAAAAGTCCAGTGAAAAGGGGAAAAGGAGGGAAAAAAGGCACAAAAAAGTCAACCCATGGCCAGGCAGATGCTGCTTGCACAGAGTCCAGTGTAGAACAAAATATCGATGATCATAAGGAGCTTGATAGTGATGCAAATACTGACTCAAAAATAGTTGTAGAATCAGATTCAGATACAGTTTTAAGAGGTACAGATAAAAATCCTTCGCTGCTTGATGAAGTAGTAACAAAAGATGGGGAGAAGGCAGTGTTAGAAACTATTAATGTTGTAAAAGGAATAGACACCGACACAAAAGTAGCCTTAGTTGGGAGCATCGTTGAAAGCACAGCAGCTCAAAGAGAAGGTTCACCTGAAACTGATGCAGAAATAGACTCCTGCTCTGCAAATGCTTCAGATGAACAACTAAAAGATGACAATGTGATTACATATTTAGGAACTCCGGTGAAACATTCGGAGGAATCTACTTCAGGCTCTCTTGAAACAACTGCTGAAAAAGATGTTCAAGCTGAAAAGATCACTACTGATGTTAGTGGTAAGGGAAAAATTGACAATGTTACAGAGTCAAGTGAGGATTTACACTTGCATCTTTCAGAAACAACACATGACAGTGAGGAGGACAGTAATGAAAGTAACATATGCAGTAAAGATAATAAAGATAATGAAGTTATAATAATTGATAGTGATTCACTTGATGAAGTAGATAGCGGTAAACAAGATACCAGTATTGATGCTACTACTAAAGTCAGTGAAAATGATAGAAATTTTGGAAGTGTTGAAATAGTCAGTCATATAAATGAAGGTATTCCTGCAGATGCAGTTATGATTGTAGACAGTGACTCAAATGAAGTTGCAAATTGTGATTTTAATAATGTCAGTAATGATAAAGATGACAGTAACAATATTAGTCCAGAAATAGAAAAGAAGCAGGACAATACTGAAAGTGAAACTAAGATGGATGTTCAAGTTTCTAAGAATCCAGAACAAGAGAAAAAGGTTCACAGTATAGAGAAAAGTGCTGAGAAAATTGCTGACATTGATCCACAAACACCAGAAGAGTACAAAACTCCTAGTCTTGTCGGAGTGGAGCAGGATATTTCCAAATCGG agtccAGAAAAAGTGTTCCAAAATCAGGAACTTCACAGTGTATAGGTGAAGGAGAACATATAGACAGAGAAGATGGTAACCAGGATACAGGCTGTATAAAAGTGATAGAagaaaacataaatgaaaaagaTGCAGCTGAAGGAACTGTACAGACATTCAGTGTGGAATCAACAAACTCTATAATTAGTAGCAAAGAAGTACTAGGCAAGAATGATGGCATAACAAAACCAGAGGATGATTTAAATGAAAGCATGCTTATGAAGGATGATATGGATGATGATGTCATTGAAATAGTCGATCTTACTGGTGATGATATGACTGGTCAAAAGGAAAACCAAGAAACTATGAAGCCAGGGAAGAAAACCATTAAAATATCCTTGTTAACAAAAACAGAACCTATAAGAAAAGTTAAGAAAACAGTGGAAGAAAATAACTTTGAAAAGGAGGAAAAAGAAGACACTGAAAATAACAGTGAGTCTGATATAGATGATATCAATGAAATAAGTAGCTCACCGGAATGGCTGTCTGTTAGAAAAGTGAGTGAACAAAAAAGTAGATATagtgataaaaaaacaaaaatgagcaAGAGagataaatctgtaaaaagagatGATCCTATTGGAGTATTAGAAGATACATTAAAGGAAAGTGGATCAGATGAAAACAGTTctgtaaaattaagtaaaaaagaaTTAGATGAAAGGGCTGAAGTGAGAAGGCAAGCACTAGGCTTTATGTGCGAGACTGACAGTGAATCTGATACTGATGAATCATCTGATCCTGGTAGTCCGGAAGCAGCTATGCTGTATGATGATTATGTAGAACTGAGTAGTGATTCGGACAATGAAGATGGGATTGGTGGTAAAGGTAAAGGAGGAAAGGCTTTTGGTAGGAAGCCTAAAAGCTCCAGAAGAAAAGGTGACTTTAGAAATGGATCTCTTAATGGTAATTCTGGAAGCACTACACAAGGATGGCTGAACTCAAGAAAGCATTCCGATGTAACAGGGCCAACAGATCATGATACTGTTCTTGACAAAATTTCTAATATAGAAACAAGTGAAGATATTCATATGGCAGAGGTGACTGATGCTGAAATTCAACAAGGACCCCAAGTTAACAAAGTGGATGAAACTAGAATGAATCTTGAACAGATTGATCAGTCTGTGGTTTCAGATGTTACTGTTCTAGACCAGGAAAGTCCTGCGCAAACTGTAGAAGGAAATGATCTAATGAAAGAGAACATTGAAAAGAAAATTGATCAAGCAGAACACCATACAGTTCAGGTTCAGATTGTTGCTAATGAAGATACTCATGGAAGATTGACAGAAAAGACTGGTATTGAAGTTCCACCAGAACCACCATTCACATGTCTCGATAACATCGATTTAAACACAAGCCAAAATACAGACAATGCTACTTCTAACCAGGATAGTGCCTTACAAACAGTTGAAAGTAGTAAGTTAGTGGAAACCAGTAATATGAAAAATGGAGCGTCAGGATCAGTTTTAGATAGAACTTCATCAGGTGCAGCAAAGACTGCTGATCTTTCTACAAGTGATTCTCTAGACAAAGAAATTCCTCTtcatactgaaaaagaaaatgaccTGACAGAAAAGAACACTGTCAAAGATATGGAGGAAGTCAATCAAGATAACTCTTCTACACATTCTGTTTTTGAATCTCAAGAGGAGACAAAGGAAAACACTGTTCAAGACACATTTATGATGGAAACGGAAGAACAATTAAAAACAAGCAATAGTACTGATCAGTCTGAAGAAGTTCTAAGCAAGGATGGTGCCTCTGAAAAAGTTACCTCAGTAGGACCTGCTGAAGAAAGTGAGGTAGACAGAACAAATGTAGAGAATGAGCAGGAACCAACAGTTTTGGCAGAAGATAAAACTACATTAGAAATGGAAAAGAATTCTGATAAAAGAGAGAAGTCTGAAAGCAATGTTTTTACCTCAAACAAAGATAGTTTACAGGCTGGGGAAAAGAATGATGTAACAGAAAAAGCAGACACAGTTACAGAATTACCCCAGTTGGATCAAGCTGAAAACAGTAAGAAGAACATTCAAGATTCTTGTACAATAAGTTCAGATGTTCCTGTGCCAGATTTTGCTTCTAGCCAGTCAAAGAATGGTCAGGAAGAGGAGAAAATATTACAAAGTGGCATAGAGGAAAAAACTGGAACTAAGAAAGTTACAACAGAAGAAAGTTCTGACAAAACTGACAGTAAATCTAATATGGAAAAATCTGGTCAAATGGAGCCAAGTAGAGAAATGAATAAACAACTCATCTCAAATAAAAAGGTTACTGAATCTACATCAGATTCTGCCACCTTGGAATCAGATAAGACAAAAGATGGAAGTAAGAAGTCAGCAAAAAGtaaaaaagttattgactggagaAAACTGCCACCATCCAATGTTAGCAAAgtttcaaacataataaattaCACTGACGAGCCTGCCCCCCCTGGAACAGAGGACCCACCAACTCTTAAGCAAGAAACTAATAAGATATCTTCAGTTGTTTCCAAAAGTAGACCTATTAAAACATTTCTGCACAAAGTCAATGTACCAGCTACACCACCACCATCAACACCTGTACAAAGACCACTATATAATCTGTTGGTTGCTGGGGGAACACCAACACATATACCGCCTCCAGGAGTAGGTCCACCGTACAATTACCAGTACTCAAGATCAGCTCCACCTCCACAAATTCCCAACTATCCACCTCCTCGCTGGATTCAGTATCCTTATGGACCTCCTCCAAGTGTCCCATTTCCTCCTCCAACTGCCTTTACGCAACCTCCACCTGGTTTGCCATTCTCACCAGTTATTCCTCCCCCTGTAGTGAGCCCACCTGTAACAGTTGTTGCAACAGCAAAGTCGCCAATGAATCCTTTGATGCCACCACCAGTCACAGTAGCACCAGTCTCTACAATAGCGAAGTTGCCAACAAGTTCATGGATGCCACCATTTACAACAATGGCACCAATAGTACAAAGGGCAAATACCACAGTGTATAAAACACAAGGTCCTGTAGCAGCTGTGACACAGTCTACAAAACGTACATTGTCAGTCACTCCAACAACAGACACTTCAACAACAGATTCAACAAGGACTGTGACTATAAATGCTCCAAAATCTAAGAAACTTGCATCATGGCAACAAAAGAAGGCAGATATATTTGAAAGAGGGCCATCATGTATAGCAAAGAAGGATGTTAAACCAAAGATTAATATAAACATTGGAAAAACTCCATCACAGCAGAGGAAGCATGATGCACTGACATTGACACCACCTATTTCTGAGGGACAGTCTCAGAATCAAGAGGATTATGTAGATAACTTATCTAGGCTGTCACAGCAAGGGTTTAAGCAAAGACAAGAAAGCACAGATTTAGCAACTATCAAAGCCAATATAGCAGCTTTGACTGGACTTCATGTTGCAGATACTGCAAAAACTGCTCCTGATGTTCCTCCAAATTTTGACGAGAATCAGTCTAAAGGTGAAGACTTACCAGCTCTTGTTGAGCAATTGAAAAGATTGGAAGAAGTGCAGGCTTTATTAGAAGCAGCGAATACAAAACAGTCTTCATATGGAAATAACAGGAAAGAGACTATTGATGTTCCTAAAGAGACATTCCGTTATGATCATCCACAACATGCAGACTATAGTGATAGAGAAGACTATTATGATAGAAGAGGAGCTCGAAGAGACAGATTATCAAGAGACGATGAATTTGAAAGTGAACACAGGCGTAGAAGTTACGAGTATGAAGGAAGAGAAAGAGATAACAGTGGGAGATATAGATCAAGAGACTATGCAGATTATGAAGGAAGAGAGAGAAGTTATGTTGATTATGATAGAAGGGATAGAGAATATGTAGATTATGAAAAAAGGGAAAGAATGAGAGACTACGAAAGACTGGATAGGGACTACTTAGAGTATAGAGAAAGGAGAGATGTGACCTATGAAAGGAGGAATACAGACTATGTAGATTATGAAAGAGGAGACCGAAATTATTTAGAATATGAAAGAAGAGAAAGAGAATTTGAAAGGCGATATAGAGAAGAGGAAGATTACAAGCACTGGCTGGAAGAGAGAAGAAGAAAGGAATCTTACAGAGATGAAAGAAGATTATCTCCATCTAGATATCCTGGTTATGATGACCGAAGTTACGAGGACCCATATTATGACAGAATGCCACCACCTAGACCTAGGGATCCAGAATATGAGAAATGGCTTGAAAGGGGAAGACAAACAGAAAACTACAGCATGAATAGACGTGATTCTTACGAAAGGTATGATCACCCTACACCAGGACCATGGTCCCACCCAGCATATGAAGATAGGCAGCCAAGATTTCCAGTTGAGCAACCAAAACCCAGTGTGGACTGGAATAGGTATGACAGTAATGATATAGAAAGACAAGAGTATGGCACAGACATGACTACTCCACAAGAAGTGTTACCAGAAACAAGAACAGTGCAAAGACCAACATATACAGAATCTGTTAGAAACACTAATTTGGACCCATTCAAGAAAAAGCCAATCATGGCACGTGTATTGTCCCGCTCAGGTCAGCTTCTTTCTGTTCAGTCAGAATGGAAGACAAGTCAGCAACCACAGACAGTTACAACACCAGATGTGCAGGAACAAAATACTGATCTCCCAGTGTTTCTCACAG tCTTGTTTGAAGGTATTTTCATGGTAATGTATAACTGA